One Longimicrobium sp. genomic window, CATGTAGCCGATGCTGCGCTTGATGCGGTCGGCCCCGGTGTAGACGTCGTGCCCGGCGACGCTCGCCGTGCCGCCCGTGGGCGCCAGGAGGCCGGTGAGCATGCGGATGGCCGTGGTCTTCCCCGCCCCGTTGGCGCCCAGGAAGCCGAACACCTCGCCCGCGCGCACGTCGAAGGTGACGGCGTCCACGGCCGTGAACGCGCCGAACCGCCGGGTCAGCTCCCGCGCCTCGATCACCGTTTCGTCAGTCATGTCGACAGCCTGGTGTTCATCGTCCTTCCCCCAATGCTGTCATCCTGAGGGAGCCGCTGCGCCAAGGCCTCGGAATGCGCGGATGCCTGGCGGCGACTGAAGGATCTGCGGGCTGCATTCGAGCGTGAGCCGGGCTGACGTGCGAGTCCCCGTCCGCAGATCCTTCGGGCGCACAAGCGATTGTGCGGACGCAGGTTACGCGCATGCGCCCTCAGGATGACAGCGTTGGCGGGAGACCGGACCCAGTCGCTCACGCCGCCTCCTCGCCGTCGGCGGCGCCCATCAGCGCCATGAAGCTGTCCTCGATGTCGGCCCCGATGGGGGCGACCTCGATCTCCCGGAAGCCCTCGCGCGCGAGGTAGTCCCGCAACCCGGCCCGGATATCCTCGCGCTCCGCGTCCGTCCGCGCGTCGGTGTAGTGGACGTCGGCGCCGAAGGGGTAGACCGAGTGGGCGTGCGGGTAGGCGCGGAGCGTCAGGATCAGCCGGTAGCGCTCGCCCGCGCGCACGGCGAAGAGCGGCCGCTCGTAGCGCGCGGTGATGGCCGCGGGGGTGTCGATGCCCAGGATGCGGCCCTTCTGCACCAGCGCCACGCGGTCGCAGCGGTCGGCCTCGTCCATGTAGGGGGTGGAGACGACGATGGTGAGGCCGCCGGCCTTCAGCTCTCCCAGCAGGTCCCAGAACTCGCGCCGCGAGACGGCGTCGACGCCCGTGGTCGGCTCGTCCAGGAAGAGGATGTCGGGGCGGTGGACCAGCGCGCAGGAGAGGGCCAGCTTCTGCTTCATCCCCCCCGAGAGCGCCCCCGCCCGGCGACCGCGGAAGGGCTCGATCTGCCGGTAGATCGGGGCGATCAGCTCGTACTGCGCCTCCAGGGTGGTGCCGAAGACGGAGGCGAAGAAGCGCAGGTTCTCCTCCACCGTCAGGTCGGGGTAGAGCGAGAAGCGCCCCGGCATGTAGCCCACGCGCGCCCTGAGCGCCCACATGTCGCGCACGCAGTCGAGCCCCAGCACGCGCGCCTCGCCGGCATCGGGCACCAGCAGGGTGGTGAGGATGCGGAAGAGCGTGGTCTTCCCCGCCCCGTCCGGCCCGATGAAGCCGAACAGCTCCCCCGGCCGCACCTCGAACGAGATCCCGTCCAGCGCGGCGACGTCGCCGAAGCGCTTCGCCAGCCCGCGCACGGCGACGGCGGACCCGGCCGGACCGGGCTCGCCCGTCATGGCCGGCGCCCCGGCGCGGGAGTCTCCAGCGCCGTCCGCTTCCGCTCGCCGCCGTCGGGGAAGTCGACCTCGCCGGGCATGCCGATCTTCAGCAGGCCGTCGCGGTTGGCGACGCGCACCTGGATGGCGTAGACCAGGCCGGTGCGCTCCTCGCGCGTCTGGATCGGCGTGGGGGTGAACTCGGCCTCGGGGGCGATCCAGCTCACCACGCCGGGGAGCGCGCGCAGCTCGCCCTCGCCCGCGTCCACGTTCACCTGCACGCGCTGGCCGATGCGCACCCGCGGGAGCTGATCGCCGCTCACGTAGGCGCGCAGCACCATCACGTCCAGGTCGGCTACCTTGTACAGCGGCTGCCCCGGCTGCACGAACTCGCCGCCCTCGGCGTAGGTGGCGAGCACCGTCCCCGCCGTGGGGTTGGTGATGGCGGTCTTGCGGATCTGCTCGTCGACCTGGCGGATGCGCGCCTCGGCGCCGCCCACCTCCTCGCGCGCGGTGCCGGTGGTGGCGCGCGCGGCGGCGATGCGCTCCTCCAGCACGCGCACCTCGCCCCGCGCGCGGTCCAGCTGCTGCGCGGTGGCCGCCTCGTCGCGGAAGAGGCGGAGCGTGCGCGCGTACTCGCTGCGCGCGGTGGCGAGCTGCGCCTGGAGCACGCCGATCTGCGCGCCGGCCTCGCTGGTGCGCGTCTCGGCCGCGCCGCGGCGGGAGAGCAACTCCTCGCGCTGGAGGGCCAGGACCACGGTGTCGATCTGGCCCACCACGCTCCCGGCGGCCAGGCGGTCGCCCTGGTCGGGGTCGAAGCGGACGAGCCGCCCGCCGGCCTCGGCCGAGACGACCACCTCCGTCGCCTCGAAGTTGCCGTACGCGTCCGGCTCGTCCTCGCCGCACGCCGCCAGCGCGAGCAGGGCGATGCAGGCCAGGTGGGATATCGCCTTCATGATTTCTCGATCTCGAGAGATGTCATCCTGAGGAAGCGCCCGCGCGCAACTCGCCTCCGCACCGATGGTCAGGGCGCTTCCGAAGGATCTACTTGTTAAGACCCGGCACGCAGCATCTACTCACCCCAGAACGAGGCCAGTCCGGTGCGCTCAGCCACCCACGCGCGGTGGTGAGTAGATTCTTCGGTCGCCCGCAAGCTCTTGTGAACGCAGAAGATCCGCGCACGGGCTCCCTCAGAATGACAATCATCAGAGATGATTGGATCGCTCTTCATCGCAGCTCCACTCCCAGCGTGGTGAGGTAGCGGGCCCGGGCGCGGGCGAGCTCCACACGGTGGCGCTGGCGGGCGAGGCGCGCCTCGAAGACGTCGGTGCGGACGTCGACGTACTGGTCGGCGGTGATCACGCGCTCCTCGAACTGGCGGCGCGCCTGCCGCTCCACCTGCTCGCGGAGCGTGATGATCCGCTCGTCGCTCTCCAGCGCCGCCTCCAGCCGCTCCATCGCCGCCAGCTCGTCCTGGACCTGGCGCTCCAGCCGCGCGGTGAACGCCGCCTCCTCGGTGGCCGCCACCTGCTGCTGCACGCGCAGCAGCTCCCGCTCGCGCCGGTCGGTGCCCCACGTCCACGGCTGCCACTGGGCGCGGATCCCCACCATCCAGAAGTCGTTCACCCCGTCGTCGAAGAGGAGGAACGGCCCCGGGCGGCCCAGCCCCAGCTGCCCGAACGCCTGCACCTGCGGGCGCGTGCGCGCGGCCACCACGCCGGCCTCGCGCCGCAGCCGCTCGCGCGTGCGCTCGAAGCGCGCATACTCGGGCCGGTCGCGCACGCCGGCCGCGCCCCCCGCCGCCCGCACGCGCGCCACCGCGCCGCCCAGCGCGGGGAGAGCCAGCACGTCGCCCTCGCCGGCGGGGCGGCCGGTGAGCTCGGCGAGGACGGCCAGGGCGGCCCGGCGGTCGGCGGCGGCCTCGGCGCGCAGCTGGCGGGCGCGCAGCAGCTCGGCCTGCACGGCGGCCGTGTCGCCGGGGAGCGCGGCGCCCGCGCGGACGCCGGAGCGCACCGTGGCGAGGCGCGCCTCCAGGTCCTCGATCAGCGCGCCGACTTCGGCCTGGCGCTCCTGGAGGAGGAAGGCGGCGAAGAACGCCTCGGTCACCTCCTCGCGCAGGGCGAAGAGGGCCGCGCGCACCCCGGCCTGCTCCTCGGCCAGCCGCGCCCGCTCCACCTCGCGCCGCCGGCCGATGGCGCCGCCGTCGTAGACGAGCTGGTCGACATTGAGGGCGGCCTGGTAGCGGCTCCTGGGCGGCTCGGGGGCCTGCACGCCGGGGAGCCGGATCGGGATCGTGGTCACGTCGGACTGGCGGGTCCCCTCGCCGCGCAGGGCGAGCTGGGGGAGCCGCTGGGCGCCCAGGTTGCCCAGGCGCAGCCCGGCGGCGGCCTCCTGCAGCGCGAGCTGGGCGGCGCGCGGGTCGCGGGCCAGGGCGGCGTCCTGCAGCTCGGGCAGGCGGAGCGTGTCGGGCGCCGGAAGGGTGGCGAGCAGCAGCGCGAGCGTCGCGGCGGTCATGGGCGCAGCGCGTCGAGGAGGAAGTCGGCCAGCCACCCCCGCCGCTCCAGGACGAAGGCGCGCCAGCGCTCGTCGTCCATCCCCAGCAGCATCCCCATCATCGGCCGGGCGACGAAGGGGAAGAGGATCAGCGAGAGGAGGTTGACCAGGAACTGCTCGGCGTCGGTGGGCCGGAGCCGGCCTCCCTGCGCCGCCGCGTCGAGCTGCGCCTGCAGCGCGCCGATCGGCGGGCGGCCGCGGCCCTCGAGGACGCGGCGGATGAGGTCGGGGTTGAAGTTGGCCTCGCCCAGCACGTAGCCGGGGAGGTAGGGGCGCTCCAGCATGAAGTCGGTCTCCACCTCCACCACCTCCCGCACCTTCTCCTCGAGCGGGGCGGCGGAGCCCAGGACCTGGAAGATGCGCGGGAGGAGCTGCCCGGCCGCGCGCCCGAAGACCGCCTCGGCCAGGCGCTCCTTGCTGCGGAAGTAGTAGTGCAGCAGCGCCTTGTTCACCCCCGCCTCGTCGGCGATCTCCTGCATGCGGGCGCCGTGCGTCCCCCGCCGCGTGAACACCGCGTGCGCGGCGGCCAGGATGCGGTTCTCGGTGTCGGCGTCCAGCGCCGGGGCGGGGGGAGAAGCGTCTTCGACCATCGCTCAACCAGGGGGTTTATCCGTATGGTTAAACCAGAATACCAATGCGCTGCCGGTCGCGCAAGCCCAACATTTGTAGGGAAGGAAGCAGCTCGCTCCGAATCTCCCCCCGGATATGTCATTCCGAGTGGAGCCCGTGCGCTGGACCTGCGTCCGCACCGCCGCCGGCCGGGCTCCCGAGGAATCTACCCGCGGCGGCCACCAGGCCGGACTCGTGCGGAGAGCCGGCCACCGGGCGAGGTGAGTAGATTCCTCGGGCGCCGCATGGCTTCGGCGCGATCGCGGCTTCGATGATGTGGCGCCGCTCGGAATGACATCCCTTCCCCTGGTCGGCCGGACACAGCGTTCGAACACCCGTTCGCTTGCGCGGGAGGTTATCTTTGCATAGGATGAGACCGATCGGTCTCGTGCTGTCCGCTACGCTTCTGAAGGGAGGCTCAAGATGCCCGGGGGATACATCATCGACGCGGTGCGGACGCCGCGGGGGAAGGGGAAGAAGGGGAAGGGCGCGCTCACGGAGATCCACCCGCAGGAGCTGCTGGCGCAGACGCTCGAGCGCCTGGTCGGGCGGACGGGGATCGAGCGCGCCGAGGTGGACGACGTGGTGGTGGGCGTGGTGAGCCAGGTGGGCGAGCAGGGCGGCAACCTGGCCCGCAACGCGGTGCTGGCGGCGGGGTGGCCGCTGCACGTGTCGGGCGTCTCGCTCAACCGCTTCTGCGGCTCGGGGCTGCAGGCGGTCAACTTCGCCGCCATGGGCGTGATGAGCGGCGCGCAGGACCTGGTGGTGGGCGGCGGCGTGGAGAGCATGTCGCGCGTGCCGATGGGCTCCGACGGCGCCGGGCCCGACGGGCAGAACCCCCTGCTGCGCGCCAGGCACTTCCAGGTGCCGCAGGGGATCAGCGCCGACCTGATCGCCACGCTGGAGGGCTTCACCCGCGAGGAGCTGGACCGCTTCGCCCTGCAGTCGCAGCAGAAGGCGGCCGAGGCGCAGCGCGAGTGCCGCTTCTCGCGCTCGCTCTTCCCCGTCGTGGACCCGGCCACCGGGGCGGTGGCGCTGGAGAAGGACGAGTACCTCCGCCCCGACACCACGCAGGAGGGGCTGGCGCAGCTGCAGCCCGCGTTCGCCGAGCTGGGCGCCAAGCCGGTGGGGCCGAACGGGGAGACGATGGACGAGATGGCGCTCGGGATCTACCCGCAGGCGGGCGAGATCCGGCACCTGCACACGGCCGGCAACTCCAGCGGCATCGTGGACGGCGCGGCGGCGGTGCTGCTGGCGTCGGAGGCCTACGTGCGGAGCCGCGGCCTGAAGCCCCGCGCGCGCATCCGCGCCGTGGCCACGCACGGCGAGGAGCCGCTCATCATGCTCACCGCCCCCGCCGAGACCGCGCGCAAGGCGCTGCGCAGGGCGGGGATGGACGTGGCCGACATCGACCTGTGGGAGATCAACGAGGCGTTCGCCACCGTGCCGCTGCAGACGATCCGGCGCCTCGGCATCGACCCGGCGAAGGTGAACGTGAACGGCGGCGCCATCGCGCTCGGGCACCCGCTGGGCGCCACGGGGGCCATGCTGCTGGGCACGGCGCTGGACGAGCTGGAGCGGCGCGGGCTCGGCACCGCGCTGGTCACGCTCTGCATCGCGGGCGGGCAGGGCGTGGCGACGATCATCGAGCGCGTCTGAGGCGATCCGCCGCGTCTTCGGGCTACGGCACGGGGACGTGGAGAAGGATGAAGCGCAGGTAGCCCTGGCGCCCGCCCTCGCGGTTCCAGCGCTGCACCGACTTGCGGACCTTCTTCAAGCAGGCGGTCACCACTTCGAGGCTCACCGGCTCACGGGGTGAGGGCGATTCGCGCCCCAGCCACCGCTCGCACCCGGGGCGCACGGCGTCGAGCACCGCCTGCCTCAGCCCGGGGAGCGGCCGGTCCTCGGCGGGCCGGCCCCGCTGCTCCGCCGCGTAGCGGGCGATGAGCGCGTCCAGCGCGGCCTCGACGTCGTAGTCGAGCAGTTCGGGGTGCCTGCGGTGGAGGGTGACGATCGGGGCCTCGATGGCGTACAGGAGCCCTTCGTAGCGGGTCTCGAACTCGAGGGGCAGCACGGGCCGGGATGGCGAGGGTGGAGGAGGCAAATGGACAACTCCGCACAATCTCGCCTCCGCCGCCCTCCCGCGCAAGGGGTACGGAGTGAACAGTGGGCAACGGCCACACCCGGCCGGACTTGCACGCGCTGATCCGGCGGATGGATCATACGAGAGGAGACTTCCCGATGACCGACGTGATGGCGGGACCCGGGGCGCGCACCCGCACCATCGAGTGGGACGACCCGATGATCGGCGCCACCGCCGGGCGGGGGATGGCGGGGCTGGAGTACATGCGGGCGATGATCCGCGGCGAGCTGCCCCGCCCACCGATCGCCTGGGCGCTGGACTTCCTGCTGGAGGAGGTGGAGGAGGGGCGCGCCGTCTTCACCATGACGCCGGCGGAGTTCCACTACAACCCGATCGGGGTGGTGCACGGCGGCGTGGCGGCCACCCTCTGCGACTCGGCGATGGGGTGCGCGGTGCACACGCTGCTCCCGGCGGGCGCCGGCTACACCACGCTGGAGATCAAGATCAACCTGCTGCGCCCGATCACCGTCGCCACCGGCCCCGTGCGCGCCGAGGGCACCGCGCTCCACGCCGGCCGCACCACGGCGCTGGCCGAGGCGCGGCTCACCGACGCCGCCGGGAAGCTCCTGGCCTACGCCACCAGCACCTGCCTGATCCTGCGGCCGGAGGGAAAGGGTTAATCGTCAAGCGGCATGTTCGGCTCCTAACGAACGGACCCGGTATCGACCAGCGAATATCCCGTGAGTTCGTATCGGCCGGCAGAATCGAGGGCGCTGACGACGAAGAAGCGCTTGAAGCGCTGCTTGAGCATGTGCTCGGGTCCGATTGTCAGACGCAGTCTGGAGCGTTTCACAGGACGGTCCTTGGCTACAAGTTCGGTGTCGAGAAGGTAGGAAAGAACCATCTCGAACTCTGCGTTCACCCGCGTACTGTCTCCCAGATAACCTTCCACGGGAATCTTGAGCGTATTCTCCGCGCGAGCATTGATCTCAAAGTCTAGATGCCACACCTGCTTCGGATGAAGATCACGACCCTGTAAGGTCATCATCATCCGTTGGCCCGTGGGTACGACAACGCTCTGCAATCGCGCAGTCGAATCGACTGGCGAGAGAATCAGGTTGACCGGATAGGTAACACTGAGGCTGACGTCCTCCGCAGTCATTTCTCCGGAATTCCGAACCACCAGCCCGAGCGGAAAGGGAGCCAACCAACCGCTGTCGGCTTCCGCGGGTGCAATCGGAAACTCATCGGAGCGGGTGAGAGCAAACTCGACGTGTAAATCGGCGGGCTTTGGCTTAAGGAGCCTGTCCCAGAGGGCAAAGCCGCTGACGGCGAGACCGACGAGGGCGGTGATGACGGCAACAACACGAAGCACGGGATTCTTCGATTCGCTCTTAGACATGATGATTCACTCGCTGGAAGGAAGTCGCGGTAACTCGGCCATGACCTCGCCCGACTCACGGTCCCGGCATGTCGAGCGCGGGGTTGCGCGAGGAGATGCCGGTGGGGACCATGGCCCGCCAACAGCAATCACCGGCTGTGGCCTTCGGCGAGCGCCGCGACCGCCTTGTCGGGGAAGTTGTACTGCATCGCTCCGAACGGCGTGCCCGCCAGTTCCAGCTCCATCGCGTCCAAGTCCAGCCGCTCGAACGAGGGCGCCTCCGCGGCATGGAACCAGAGGAGGTCATGGATGTTGTTCATGGAGCCGAGCACGCTGCGGCTCCGCGTCGCCGCGTAGCTGACCTCGGAGAAGTGCCGCATCTCCGCTTCGATCCAGTCGGCCGGCAGGCGCAGGCGGACGAGCAGCGCGGGAAGCCGCTCGCGGAACACCGGGAGCGTGGGGCCCAGCGTCCGGCCGGGAGCCACCACGGTCAGGAGCGTCCGGCTACTGACATAGAGCACCAGCGAGCGCCCCGGGAACGGAAGGCTGACCGCGTTCACGTACCACTCGCCCAGCACGCCCGTGGGCTCGGGCGGCTCGGGGAGCGGCGCGATGCGGCTCTGCTTCAGCACGCGCTGCGTGCACCGGAGGACGATCATCCCGTCAGCGGAGGTTCGGCGGCAGGCGGCGGAGGGCGGCCAGGGCGAGCAGCGCGCCGGCGGCCTCCGCGGCGCCGAGCAGCAGCACCAGCGGCCCGGCGCTCCCGTCCACCACGACACCAGCGGCGCGCGACAGCGCCACGCCGCCGAGCGAGGCGACCAGCGCGAAGAGGGCGGGGCGGAACCACGCCGGGTCCGCGGCGGCGCGGGCG contains:
- a CDS encoding ABC transporter ATP-binding protein, whose amino-acid sequence is MTGEPGPAGSAVAVRGLAKRFGDVAALDGISFEVRPGELFGFIGPDGAGKTTLFRILTTLLVPDAGEARVLGLDCVRDMWALRARVGYMPGRFSLYPDLTVEENLRFFASVFGTTLEAQYELIAPIYRQIEPFRGRRAGALSGGMKQKLALSCALVHRPDILFLDEPTTGVDAVSRREFWDLLGELKAGGLTIVVSTPYMDEADRCDRVALVQKGRILGIDTPAAITARYERPLFAVRAGERYRLILTLRAYPHAHSVYPFGADVHYTDARTDAEREDIRAGLRDYLAREGFREIEVAPIGADIEDSFMALMGAADGEEAA
- a CDS encoding HlyD family efflux transporter periplasmic adaptor subunit is translated as MKAISHLACIALLALAACGEDEPDAYGNFEATEVVVSAEAGGRLVRFDPDQGDRLAAGSVVGQIDTVVLALQREELLSRRGAAETRTSEAGAQIGVLQAQLATARSEYARTLRLFRDEAATAQQLDRARGEVRVLEERIAAARATTGTAREEVGGAEARIRQVDEQIRKTAITNPTAGTVLATYAEGGEFVQPGQPLYKVADLDVMVLRAYVSGDQLPRVRIGQRVQVNVDAGEGELRALPGVVSWIAPEAEFTPTPIQTREERTGLVYAIQVRVANRDGLLKIGMPGEVDFPDGGERKRTALETPAPGRRP
- a CDS encoding TolC family protein; translated protein: MTAATLALLLATLPAPDTLRLPELQDAALARDPRAAQLALQEAAAGLRLGNLGAQRLPQLALRGEGTRQSDVTTIPIRLPGVQAPEPPRSRYQAALNVDQLVYDGGAIGRRREVERARLAEEQAGVRAALFALREEVTEAFFAAFLLQERQAEVGALIEDLEARLATVRSGVRAGAALPGDTAAVQAELLRARQLRAEAAADRRAALAVLAELTGRPAGEGDVLALPALGGAVARVRAAGGAAGVRDRPEYARFERTRERLRREAGVVAARTRPQVQAFGQLGLGRPGPFLLFDDGVNDFWMVGIRAQWQPWTWGTDRRERELLRVQQQVAATEEAAFTARLERQVQDELAAMERLEAALESDERIITLREQVERQARRQFEERVITADQYVDVRTDVFEARLARQRHRVELARARARYLTTLGVELR
- a CDS encoding helix-turn-helix domain-containing protein, translated to MVEDASPPAPALDADTENRILAAAHAVFTRRGTHGARMQEIADEAGVNKALLHYYFRSKERLAEAVFGRAAGQLLPRIFQVLGSAAPLEEKVREVVEVETDFMLERPYLPGYVLGEANFNPDLIRRVLEGRGRPPIGALQAQLDAAAQGGRLRPTDAEQFLVNLLSLILFPFVARPMMGMLLGMDDERWRAFVLERRGWLADFLLDALRP
- a CDS encoding acetyl-CoA C-acetyltransferase, with the translated sequence MPGGYIIDAVRTPRGKGKKGKGALTEIHPQELLAQTLERLVGRTGIERAEVDDVVVGVVSQVGEQGGNLARNAVLAAGWPLHVSGVSLNRFCGSGLQAVNFAAMGVMSGAQDLVVGGGVESMSRVPMGSDGAGPDGQNPLLRARHFQVPQGISADLIATLEGFTREELDRFALQSQQKAAEAQRECRFSRSLFPVVDPATGAVALEKDEYLRPDTTQEGLAQLQPAFAELGAKPVGPNGETMDEMALGIYPQAGEIRHLHTAGNSSGIVDGAAAVLLASEAYVRSRGLKPRARIRAVATHGEEPLIMLTAPAETARKALRRAGMDVADIDLWEINEAFATVPLQTIRRLGIDPAKVNVNGGAIALGHPLGATGAMLLGTALDELERRGLGTALVTLCIAGGQGVATIIERV
- a CDS encoding PaaI family thioesterase produces the protein MTDVMAGPGARTRTIEWDDPMIGATAGRGMAGLEYMRAMIRGELPRPPIAWALDFLLEEVEEGRAVFTMTPAEFHYNPIGVVHGGVAATLCDSAMGCAVHTLLPAGAGYTTLEIKINLLRPITVATGPVRAEGTALHAGRTTALAEARLTDAAGKLLAYATSTCLILRPEGKG
- a CDS encoding DUF4345 family protein: MRLARVTLVLAVAAFAGFGLATLVRPSVLGVLGIELTRPAASTEIRAFYGGLELGLALFFARAAADPAWFRPALFALVASLGGVALSRAAGVVVDGSAGPLVLLLGAAEAAGALLALAALRRLPPNLR